A region from the Mucilaginibacter sp. CSA2-8R genome encodes:
- a CDS encoding NUDIX hydrolase, which yields MARDLKWQVLSSEYIHKGPWATLRTDKCQMPDGRIVPAYYVLEYPDWANAVALTTDNKIIMVRQYRHAAGVVSLEIPGGVIEAGEEPIVGMKRELLEETGYEFNDLELLCKLHANPSTANNVTHCYLATGGKKVQGQHLDEQEDIVVEEYTIDEVKQLLAENKITQALHCSTLFYALQKLGAL from the coding sequence ATGGCGCGTGATTTAAAGTGGCAAGTACTATCCTCCGAATATATTCACAAAGGCCCCTGGGCTACCTTGCGTACCGATAAATGCCAGATGCCCGACGGGCGCATTGTACCGGCCTATTATGTGTTGGAGTACCCGGATTGGGCTAACGCGGTAGCACTTACCACCGATAATAAAATTATCATGGTAAGGCAGTACCGCCATGCCGCAGGTGTAGTATCTCTCGAAATACCCGGCGGAGTAATTGAGGCCGGCGAAGAACCCATAGTGGGCATGAAACGCGAATTGTTGGAGGAGACCGGCTATGAATTTAACGACCTTGAATTATTGTGCAAGCTGCACGCTAACCCGTCAACCGCAAACAATGTAACGCATTGCTATCTGGCTACCGGCGGTAAAAAAGTACAGGGCCAGCATCTGGACGAGCAGGAAGACATTGTGGTAGAAGAATACACCATAGACGAAGTGAAGCAATTGCTTGCCGAAAATAAAATTACCCAAGCCCTGCATTGCTCAACATTGTTTTATGCCCTGCAAAAGCTGGGTGCATTGTAA
- a CDS encoding HAD family phosphatase, giving the protein MNNSTSPDKYDALVKLSMGDFKAFLYDCDGTLADNMPAHTETYIKVAAEKGVVIDGAIIDEFAGLPIVNVVEKINERYQSRFDPEEFKAQKYKLFLEQYIEHTQPIDYVVNHLKNHAELVKIAVVSGSSRIAVEKTLQILGIDHLVEVMVCAGETPQGKPHPDPFLKAAELLGVAPEECLVFEDGNAGVQAAVAAGMRWIRIDKLQVG; this is encoded by the coding sequence ATGAACAATAGTACTTCTCCGGATAAATATGACGCCTTGGTCAAACTAAGCATGGGCGATTTTAAAGCTTTTCTGTACGACTGCGATGGTACCCTGGCCGACAATATGCCTGCCCATACCGAAACTTACATTAAAGTAGCTGCCGAAAAAGGTGTAGTAATTGATGGTGCCATTATTGATGAGTTTGCGGGCTTGCCCATTGTAAACGTGGTAGAAAAAATTAACGAGCGTTACCAAAGCAGGTTTGACCCCGAAGAGTTTAAGGCACAAAAATATAAGCTGTTTTTAGAGCAATATATTGAGCACACCCAACCTATTGATTACGTAGTAAACCACTTAAAAAACCACGCTGAATTGGTTAAAATAGCAGTAGTATCGGGCAGCAGCCGTATTGCCGTTGAAAAAACACTGCAAATTTTGGGCATAGACCATTTGGTAGAGGTAATGGTATGTGCAGGAGAAACACCGCAGGGCAAACCCCACCCCGACCCGTTTTTAAAAGCAGCCGAACTGTTGGGCGTAGCACCCGAAGAATGTTTGGTTTTTGAGGACGGCAACGCTGGCGTACAAGCCGCTGTAGCTGCAGGCATGCGCTGGATACGTATTGATAAACTGCAGGTGGGTTAA
- a CDS encoding 1-acyl-sn-glycerol-3-phosphate acyltransferase — protein MIYPKNNPLIHRFFHHYIGHLIKSNFKAFNFNALEIDKDKSILLLANHFGWWDGFLLYWLNYKLLKKKFHIMILEDTVKRVFFLKYMGAFSVVKNSRSMIESLNYASELLQDPQNLVLVFPQARLYSNFVDDIHFERGLLKIIKQAAGKFQYVFAATFIEYFQHKKPTINVYVQKHPDTAAGNIDELKEMFQQHYESAKLLQTQIVL, from the coding sequence ATGATCTATCCTAAAAATAATCCGCTAATCCATCGTTTTTTTCATCACTACATAGGGCATCTGATTAAAAGTAACTTTAAGGCCTTCAATTTTAATGCGCTGGAGATAGATAAGGATAAATCTATACTGTTACTGGCCAATCATTTTGGCTGGTGGGACGGTTTTTTACTGTACTGGCTCAATTATAAACTGCTTAAAAAAAAATTTCATATCATGATTTTAGAAGATACCGTTAAGCGGGTATTTTTTCTGAAATACATGGGGGCTTTTTCAGTAGTTAAAAACTCGCGGTCGATGATTGAGTCGCTTAACTATGCATCTGAATTATTGCAAGACCCGCAAAATCTGGTGCTGGTTTTTCCGCAAGCCAGGCTTTACTCCAACTTTGTTGATGATATTCATTTTGAGCGGGGCCTGCTTAAAATTATCAAACAGGCGGCGGGCAAGTTTCAGTATGTGTTTGCCGCTACTTTTATTGAGTACTTTCAGCATAAAAAGCCTACCATCAACGTTTATGTACAAAAGCATCCGGATACAGCTGCCGGAAACATTGATGAATTGAAAGAAATGTTTCAGCAGCATTATGAATCGGCCAAACTGCTTCAAACTCAAATTGTATTATAA
- a CDS encoding ABC transporter permease: MRRLLQAELLKILKQSKTYYALGAILLIELLIFITAYYQGSAILDLLLNNLRQSFYFEGTLLNGNLIMYIVLNSLWFNVPLILMIITSGLMTDEYKDGTVQAVMLQAVKKWQFIGAKYITAIVFTVFVIAFMMLSTFALAYAVFGTGDLVVYIGTLNFFEAKEAFRRICWAFASGAIAMVFYSVVSITLAVFIKEAAKTWIAAALFLIVTNLLLKAELGLAGLNNVFFPKLIDTWQQLFYYETDWLKIGVNNALLILYIAAFAAIGIFTFQKKDIG; encoded by the coding sequence ATGAGGCGATTACTACAAGCCGAGCTGTTAAAAATACTTAAGCAAAGCAAAACCTATTATGCTTTAGGCGCCATATTGCTAATTGAGCTATTAATTTTTATTACAGCCTACTATCAAGGCAGCGCCATACTCGATTTATTGCTCAACAACCTGCGGCAGTCATTCTATTTTGAGGGTACCTTGCTTAACGGTAACCTGATTATGTACATTGTGTTAAACTCGCTGTGGTTTAATGTGCCGCTCATCCTCATGATTATTACTTCGGGATTAATGACGGATGAGTATAAAGATGGCACCGTGCAGGCCGTGATGCTGCAGGCCGTAAAAAAGTGGCAGTTTATAGGAGCAAAATACATTACCGCTATTGTATTTACGGTATTTGTAATTGCCTTTATGATGCTGAGCACCTTTGCCCTTGCCTATGCCGTTTTTGGTACCGGCGATTTGGTGGTATACATTGGTACGCTTAACTTTTTTGAGGCTAAAGAAGCGTTTAGGCGCATTTGCTGGGCGTTTGCCTCTGGTGCTATAGCCATGGTGTTTTATAGCGTAGTAAGCATCACGCTTGCTGTATTTATCAAGGAAGCCGCCAAAACCTGGATTGCAGCTGCCCTGTTTTTGATAGTGACCAACTTGCTGTTAAAGGCCGAGCTTGGGTTGGCGGGCTTAAATAATGTGTTTTTCCCTAAGCTGATTGATACCTGGCAGCAGCTTTTTTATTACGAAACCGACTGGTTAAAAATTGGTGTAAACAACGCCCTTTTGATATTATACATTGCGGCATTTGCTGCGATAGGAATTTTTACTTTTCAAAAAAAGGATATTGGATGA
- a CDS encoding GH92 family glycosyl hydrolase, producing MLILTQALNVTAQSRSVEKLVSYVKPIIGTQRMGHTYPGATVPFGMVQLSPETDSVDYELNGKYNPKVYEYCAGYQYEDKTITGFSHTHFSGTGHSDLGDFLVMPMVGPVKLNPGTADKPGSGYRSRFSHLNEVSQAGYYKVKLDDYNVQAEMTASTRVGFHQYTFPQSGQSHIVLDLTAGIYNYPDKNVWTYLHVVNDSLVTGFRQTNGWAKNRVLYFAMRFSKPFVSHGFRNESAREVYRGFWGKFNQTRNFPEIAGQRIKAYFDFKTAEGEKVKIKVALSPVSMDGALANMQAEVPGWSFEQTKAAAQQQWETELHKIEVQTNSRATKENFYTAVYHTLINPTIYMDTDGQYKGVDQNVHTAKGFTNYTTFSLWDTYRALHPLFNIIAPERNNDMVKSMLAHYEQSPEHMLPVWSNSGNENWCMSGYHSVSVVADAIIKGNTEGIDVNKALEACVTTARKRDYEGIGYYIDKGYIPDERNGVSVSSTLEYAYDDWCIAQLAQKLNRQDIYREFSKRAQNYKNVYDKASGFMRPRLESGAFRPKFDPLTTIGQGFIEGNAWNYTLFAPQDPKGLIELMGGNKRFVPYLDSLFTMHLPDKFFEETEDITRDGIIGNYVHGNEPSHHVAYLYNWTNQPWKTQERVRMILPKMYKPTPDGLGGNDDTGQMSAWFIFTNLGFYPLSPGNEEYALGSPAVNGAVLHLQNGKTFTVTVKNQSDKNVYVQKVLLNGKPLTGLSIKHADIINGGELTFYMSSKHA from the coding sequence ATTCTAATATTAACACAGGCACTTAATGTAACGGCTCAAAGCCGGAGTGTGGAGAAACTGGTGTCTTATGTAAAGCCAATCATCGGTACCCAGCGCATGGGGCATACTTACCCCGGTGCCACTGTTCCGTTTGGCATGGTGCAGCTCAGCCCCGAAACAGACAGCGTAGATTACGAGCTGAACGGCAAGTACAACCCTAAGGTTTATGAATATTGCGCCGGTTACCAGTACGAGGACAAGACCATCACCGGCTTTAGCCATACCCACTTTAGCGGTACCGGCCACTCCGATTTAGGCGACTTTTTAGTGATGCCCATGGTTGGCCCCGTAAAGCTTAACCCGGGCACGGCTGACAAGCCGGGCAGCGGCTACCGCTCGCGGTTTTCGCACCTAAACGAGGTCAGCCAGGCCGGGTACTATAAAGTGAAGCTGGACGACTATAACGTACAGGCCGAGATGACGGCCAGCACCCGCGTAGGCTTCCACCAGTATACCTTCCCGCAGTCAGGCCAATCGCATATTGTGCTCGACTTAACCGCCGGCATTTATAACTACCCGGATAAAAACGTCTGGACTTACCTCCATGTGGTTAATGACAGCCTGGTTACCGGCTTCAGGCAAACCAATGGCTGGGCTAAAAACCGGGTACTGTATTTTGCCATGCGCTTTTCTAAACCTTTTGTGAGCCATGGCTTCCGCAACGAATCGGCGCGCGAGGTATACCGTGGTTTCTGGGGTAAGTTTAACCAAACCCGCAACTTCCCGGAAATAGCAGGTCAGCGCATCAAAGCCTACTTTGACTTTAAAACCGCTGAAGGCGAAAAGGTAAAGATCAAGGTGGCGCTCTCGCCGGTAAGCATGGATGGCGCCCTGGCTAACATGCAGGCTGAGGTGCCGGGCTGGAGCTTTGAGCAAACCAAAGCCGCCGCGCAGCAGCAGTGGGAAACTGAGCTGCACAAAATAGAAGTGCAAACCAACAGCCGTGCTACCAAAGAAAACTTTTATACGGCTGTATACCATACGCTGATCAACCCCACCATTTACATGGATACCGACGGGCAGTACAAGGGCGTGGACCAAAACGTACACACGGCCAAAGGTTTTACCAACTATACCACCTTCTCGCTGTGGGACACTTACCGCGCGCTGCACCCACTGTTTAATATTATTGCGCCCGAACGTAATAACGACATGGTAAAATCCATGCTGGCCCATTACGAGCAAAGCCCCGAGCACATGCTGCCGGTATGGTCAAACTCGGGTAACGAAAACTGGTGCATGTCGGGTTACCACAGCGTATCGGTTGTGGCAGATGCCATTATCAAAGGCAATACGGAGGGCATTGATGTGAATAAGGCGCTGGAGGCCTGCGTAACTACGGCCCGCAAGCGCGATTATGAAGGCATTGGCTACTATATAGATAAAGGCTACATCCCCGACGAGCGTAACGGGGTATCGGTTTCCAGCACGCTGGAGTATGCTTATGACGACTGGTGTATTGCGCAGTTAGCGCAAAAGCTTAATAGGCAGGATATTTACCGGGAGTTTAGCAAGCGTGCCCAAAACTATAAAAATGTGTACGACAAAGCCTCCGGCTTTATGCGCCCCAGGCTGGAAAGCGGCGCCTTCCGGCCCAAGTTTGATCCGCTCACCACGATCGGACAGGGCTTTATTGAGGGCAATGCCTGGAACTATACCCTGTTTGCCCCGCAAGATCCCAAAGGACTGATTGAGCTGATGGGCGGCAATAAAAGGTTTGTACCCTACCTGGACTCGCTGTTTACCATGCACCTGCCCGATAAATTTTTTGAGGAGACGGAAGACATCACCCGCGACGGCATCATCGGCAACTACGTGCATGGCAACGAACCATCGCACCATGTGGCTTATTTGTACAACTGGACCAACCAGCCCTGGAAAACCCAGGAACGGGTGCGCATGATTCTGCCTAAAATGTATAAGCCAACCCCCGATGGTTTGGGCGGCAACGATGATACCGGGCAGATGAGTGCCTGGTTTATTTTCACCAACCTGGGCTTTTACCCGCTGTCGCCGGGTAATGAGGAATACGCCTTGGGCAGTCCGGCGGTAAACGGTGCAGTACTGCACCTGCAAAACGGCAAAACCTTTACCGTAACGGTGAAAAACCAGAGCGATAAAAACGTTTATGTGCAAAAAGTGCTGTTAAACGGCAAGCCCTTAACCGGCCTTTCCATCAAACACGCTGATATCATCAACGGCGGCGAGCTTACCTTCTACATGAGCAGTAAACACGCTTAA
- a CDS encoding DEAD/DEAH box helicase: protein MLRVDSTKPCQLIYALARHEYLSWLIEPHIVQLNPNGEFSLTHQRLFTNTAQEFSSCISDADLKLIKLLEEIEQGQIIKKNHKKPVRPYEFFSKVFNEQLFDVIRPKIEKKMAEALSLMHDKKLFLMSKEGYPAEKQLHIATEPATVLFHFKRDDNEIRYYPTIKYQGMKIEFMFKGAEVICNHPGWMMLDETLYYFDKDVEGKKLLPFLNKRYIAIPRSAEQSYFERFVAPLIEKHHVHAEGFTINTEKYDARPVVKPIYVAGGTSQIQLFFKYAGYTFPYGDGRQISVKIDRNGDSYIFHRIRRSVTWEKNKLQQLENMGLTTSSSLFQNLEVKQENDEADQSFSVFEWLNQHHEQLVAAGFDIEQPEGQKRYLFGSSKIDLQVKENNDWFDIHAIVHFGPYQIPFLDLRNHILNHKKEFVLPSGEIAVIPQEWFAQYGNLLSFAEGNKDLKLRKHHIGLINDLAEGELASITMNRKLQKLNDFEQLEDVAPPVNFAGSLRPYQQAGYNWFQFLKEYHFGGCLADDMGLGKTIQTLALLQKNKEDAQAIGATSTSLLIMPTSLIYNWMNEAAKFTPTLRLMVHTGAFRYKSPDVFGNYDVVVTTYGISRIDVDLFKAFFFDYVILDESQNIKNPSSKSYQAVKQLKSRHKLILSGTPVENTVNDLWTQMSFINPGLLGNQQFFLNEFVTPIEKKKDEDKAHRLQALIKPFVLRRTKEQVATELPPKTEQLFYCKMSDEQSAVYEKVKSEYRNELLQSLEDGTFAQSQIQVLQGLIKLRQIANHPSMIDESYEGDSGKFEDVVHTLANVLDGNHKVLIFSQFVKQLNIYRQYFDKQNIKYTYLDGSTQNRGEVVKRFQQDVKTQVFLISIKAGGVGLNLTEADYVFILDPWWNPAVEQQAIDRTHRIGQTKNVFIYKFITKDTVEEKILALQQRKLGVARSLITTEESFIKSLSADDIKEILG from the coding sequence ATGCTACGTGTTGACAGCACCAAACCTTGCCAGCTTATTTATGCCCTTGCCCGCCACGAGTATTTATCGTGGCTAATTGAGCCGCATATAGTTCAGCTTAACCCCAACGGCGAGTTTTCGCTTACACACCAGCGCCTGTTTACCAACACTGCCCAAGAGTTTAGCTCGTGCATAAGCGATGCTGATTTAAAGCTGATTAAGCTGTTGGAAGAGATAGAGCAAGGTCAAATCATCAAAAAAAATCACAAGAAGCCGGTACGGCCTTACGAGTTTTTTAGTAAGGTTTTTAACGAGCAACTGTTTGATGTTATCAGGCCGAAGATTGAAAAGAAAATGGCCGAGGCCTTAAGCCTGATGCATGACAAAAAACTTTTTTTGATGAGTAAAGAGGGCTACCCGGCCGAAAAGCAACTGCATATTGCTACCGAACCGGCCACTGTGCTATTCCATTTTAAACGCGACGATAACGAAATACGGTATTATCCTACGATCAAGTACCAAGGGATGAAAATCGAGTTTATGTTTAAAGGAGCCGAAGTTATATGCAATCATCCGGGGTGGATGATGCTTGACGAAACCTTGTATTATTTTGATAAAGATGTAGAGGGTAAAAAGCTGCTTCCTTTTTTAAATAAGCGTTATATAGCTATTCCGCGCAGTGCGGAGCAATCGTATTTTGAACGCTTTGTGGCGCCGCTGATTGAAAAACATCATGTACATGCCGAGGGCTTTACTATCAACACCGAAAAGTATGATGCCAGGCCCGTTGTTAAACCTATTTATGTGGCCGGCGGGACATCGCAAATACAGTTATTTTTTAAATATGCAGGTTACACGTTTCCATATGGTGATGGCCGGCAAATATCGGTTAAGATAGACCGCAATGGCGACAGTTATATTTTTCACCGCATCAGGCGCTCGGTAACCTGGGAGAAAAACAAGCTGCAGCAGCTGGAAAATATGGGGTTAACTACCTCATCCTCCCTTTTCCAAAATCTGGAAGTAAAACAGGAGAATGATGAGGCCGACCAGTCCTTTTCGGTTTTTGAGTGGCTTAACCAGCACCATGAGCAACTAGTTGCCGCCGGTTTTGATATTGAGCAGCCCGAAGGGCAAAAGCGTTACCTGTTTGGCAGCAGTAAAATAGATTTACAGGTAAAAGAAAATAACGACTGGTTTGATATTCATGCCATTGTGCATTTTGGCCCATATCAAATTCCGTTTTTAGACTTGCGTAATCACATTCTCAATCACAAAAAAGAGTTTGTGTTACCATCGGGCGAAATTGCGGTGATACCGCAGGAGTGGTTTGCTCAATACGGTAACCTGCTGAGCTTTGCCGAGGGCAATAAAGATTTAAAACTGCGCAAGCACCACATTGGCCTCATTAATGATTTAGCTGAAGGCGAACTGGCCAGTATTACCATGAACCGTAAGCTACAGAAGCTGAACGATTTTGAACAATTGGAAGACGTGGCGCCGCCGGTTAATTTTGCAGGTAGTTTAAGGCCTTACCAACAGGCCGGTTATAATTGGTTCCAGTTTTTAAAGGAGTACCATTTTGGCGGATGCCTGGCTGACGATATGGGTTTGGGCAAAACCATACAAACCCTTGCCCTGCTGCAAAAGAATAAAGAAGACGCCCAGGCTATTGGCGCAACCAGTACTTCGTTACTGATTATGCCTACCTCGCTTATTTACAACTGGATGAATGAGGCTGCTAAGTTTACACCCACGCTAAGGCTGATGGTGCATACGGGCGCTTTCAGGTATAAATCGCCGGATGTTTTTGGTAATTATGATGTAGTGGTTACTACGTATGGCATCAGCCGTATTGATGTAGATTTATTTAAGGCATTCTTTTTTGATTATGTTATTTTAGATGAGAGCCAAAATATCAAAAACCCGTCGTCTAAATCGTACCAGGCGGTAAAGCAGCTTAAATCCCGCCATAAACTGATATTGAGCGGTACCCCGGTCGAAAATACGGTGAACGATTTATGGACACAGATGTCGTTCATAAATCCAGGTCTACTGGGTAACCAGCAGTTTTTTTTAAATGAGTTTGTAACGCCTATCGAAAAAAAGAAGGATGAAGACAAAGCGCACCGATTACAAGCACTGATAAAGCCCTTTGTACTACGCCGTACCAAAGAACAGGTGGCTACCGAGTTGCCGCCCAAAACCGAGCAGTTGTTTTACTGCAAAATGAGCGATGAGCAAAGCGCTGTTTACGAAAAGGTAAAATCGGAGTATCGCAACGAGCTGTTGCAAAGCTTGGAAGACGGTACTTTTGCCCAAAGCCAGATCCAGGTATTACAAGGCCTGATTAAACTGCGCCAGATTGCCAACCACCCGTCAATGATTGACGAAAGCTACGAAGGCGATTCGGGTAAATTTGAAGATGTGGTGCATACGCTGGCCAACGTGCTCGATGGCAATCATAAAGTGCTCATCTTTTCGCAATTTGTAAAGCAGCTTAATATTTACCGGCAGTATTTCGACAAGCAAAATATAAAGTACACTTACCTGGATGGCAGCACGCAAAATAGGGGAGAAGTAGTTAAACGTTTTCAGCAGGATGTTAAAACGCAGGTGTTTTTAATTTCGATTAAAGCAGGAGGCGTGGGGCTAAATTTAACCGAGGCTGATTATGTATTTATCCTTGACCCGTGGTGGAACCCGGCGGTTGAGCAGCAGGCTATAGACCGTACCCATCGCATTGGGCAAACTAAAAATGTGTTTATCTATAAATTTATTACCAAAGATACGGTAGAAGAAAAAATACTGGCCCTGCAGCAACGTAAGCTGGGCGTAGCCCGGTCGCTCATCACTACCGAAGAAAGTTTTATTAAGTCGCTGTCTGCTGATGACATTAAGGAAATCTTGGGATAG
- a CDS encoding ABC transporter ATP-binding protein: protein MLTGNNLSKSYTSGKALDNVSIRMQPGQISGLLGHNGAGKTTLFRILCGLVKPDTGTVDVSSTRSKPIGGIIERPGLYPYLSAHDNLKIFAGIQGAPADTTSLNQYLTKVGLPLNRKDPVRNFSMGMKQRLGIAIALLNEPEYLVLDEPFSGLDPTGVASLISLITDLAEKDNIAILLSSHLMGELSKCCHYLYVMDGGKIVNAGTTGQLINNHIHNFSITAQNLASSVVLQKYQAKMGINDAKVTCNASEIPGLLNELLAEGIQVTSCTPELSLEELVKTPIS, encoded by the coding sequence ATGCTTACCGGAAACAACCTGAGTAAATCTTACACATCAGGCAAAGCATTAGATAATGTATCTATCCGGATGCAACCCGGCCAAATAAGTGGTTTGCTGGGGCATAACGGCGCCGGTAAAACTACCCTATTCCGGATTTTGTGCGGATTGGTGAAGCCTGATACCGGTACGGTTGACGTAAGTTCGACACGGAGCAAACCAATCGGCGGTATTATAGAGCGCCCCGGTTTATATCCGTACTTGAGTGCCCACGATAACCTGAAAATATTTGCCGGAATACAGGGCGCTCCTGCTGATACGACTTCGCTCAATCAATACCTCACCAAAGTCGGATTGCCGCTCAACCGTAAAGACCCGGTACGCAATTTTTCGATGGGGATGAAGCAACGCTTGGGCATAGCCATTGCCTTGCTAAATGAGCCCGAATACCTGGTGCTTGATGAACCCTTTTCGGGTCTCGACCCTACGGGCGTGGCCTCTTTGATTAGTTTGATTACCGATTTGGCGGAGAAAGATAATATCGCCATCCTGCTGTCATCACACTTAATGGGCGAACTGAGCAAATGCTGCCATTACTTATATGTGATGGACGGCGGTAAAATTGTGAATGCTGGTACTACAGGGCAACTAATCAATAACCATATCCATAACTTTAGTATAACAGCGCAAAACCTTGCATCATCTGTCGTACTTCAAAAGTACCAAGCTAAAATGGGTATTAACGATGCTAAGGTAACCTGCAATGCCAGTGAAATACCAGGTTTATTAAATGAATTGCTGGCCGAAGGTATACAGGTTACATCCTGTACACCCGAGCTTTCGTTAGAAGAGCTGGTTAAAACTCCTATTTCATGA
- a CDS encoding LemA family protein — protein MKKLFSAILFVMVAMSFSSCGYNSIVQLDEDTKAKWGTVQSQYQRRADLIPNLVATVKGVANFEKSTLVEVTEARAKATSIQVDPNKLTPENVQQFQQAQGQLSTALGRLLVASEAYPTLRANDNFTALQGQLEGTENRISVARMDFNNSVQAYNSKIRTFPNNLTSKMFGFSPKGYFEADAAAKNAPKVEF, from the coding sequence ATGAAAAAATTATTTTCCGCAATCCTGTTCGTTATGGTAGCCATGTCATTCAGTTCATGTGGTTATAATAGTATTGTGCAATTAGACGAAGATACCAAGGCCAAGTGGGGAACGGTACAAAGCCAGTACCAGCGCCGGGCCGACTTAATACCCAATCTGGTAGCTACAGTGAAGGGGGTTGCCAATTTTGAAAAAAGCACACTAGTTGAAGTAACCGAGGCCCGTGCCAAAGCTACCTCTATACAGGTTGACCCTAATAAACTGACTCCGGAAAATGTGCAGCAGTTTCAACAGGCACAAGGCCAGCTAAGCACTGCATTAGGCCGTTTACTGGTGGCCTCAGAAGCTTACCCTACCCTACGTGCTAATGACAACTTTACTGCATTGCAAGGTCAGTTAGAAGGTACTGAAAACCGCATCAGCGTTGCCCGTATGGATTTTAACAATTCTGTGCAAGCTTACAACAGCAAGATCCGTACATTCCCCAATAACCTGACTTCGAAAATGTTTGGCTTTTCTCCTAAAGGCTATTTTGAAGCTGATGCGGCCGCCAAAAACGCTCCTAAAGTAGAGTTTTAA
- a CDS encoding TPM domain-containing protein produces the protein MAFNEDEQQRIRQAIERAEKSTSGEIRICIENTCAEEPLTRAAGYFNKLEMDKTKHRNGVLIYLATKDRKFAIIGDSGINQVVPADFWDSTKEAMLDCFKKGDVIQGIVTGIDRAGRQLKQYFPHQAGDTNELPDDIAFMDGE, from the coding sequence ATGGCTTTTAACGAGGACGAACAGCAACGTATACGGCAGGCTATTGAGCGGGCAGAAAAAAGCACATCGGGCGAAATTCGGATTTGTATTGAAAATACATGCGCTGAAGAACCGCTTACAAGGGCTGCCGGCTATTTTAATAAGCTTGAAATGGATAAAACCAAACATCGTAATGGTGTTTTAATTTATCTGGCTACTAAGGATCGTAAGTTTGCCATTATTGGTGATTCGGGCATTAACCAGGTAGTGCCTGCTGATTTTTGGGATTCGACCAAAGAAGCGATGCTCGATTGCTTTAAAAAAGGAGATGTTATTCAAGGCATTGTTACCGGTATTGATCGTGCCGGCCGACAGCTTAAACAATACTTTCCGCACCAGGCTGGTGATACTAATGAATTACCCGACGATATTGCCTTTATGGACGGTGAATAA
- a CDS encoding TPM domain-containing protein: MLKKILFLLTVVLTTLTSFGQQFPPRSNTLVTDYTNTLSADDKQKLENKLVAFNDSTSTQVAVVLIKSVGDYDISEYGALLIRNWGIGQKGKNNGVLVLAAINDRKVTIQTGYGVEGSLTDAATQQIIQQDIKPNFKAGDYYKGLDLATDDIIKYTKGEFKADPQDNNNQRTRRKSDGGGAGSGLIIAIIVIVIIIIIKNRGGGGGGQIIGGRGGASPFWWFLAGNMLGGGSSRGSGWGGSSGGSDWGGGGGGGGFGGFGGGSSGGGGSSGSW, from the coding sequence ATGCTGAAAAAGATACTGTTTTTGCTTACCGTCGTATTAACGACACTCACAAGTTTCGGGCAGCAATTTCCGCCGCGTTCCAACACGCTGGTTACTGATTATACCAACACGCTTTCGGCTGATGACAAGCAAAAGCTGGAAAATAAACTGGTGGCGTTTAATGATTCTACCTCTACGCAGGTAGCGGTTGTGCTCATTAAATCAGTTGGTGATTACGATATTAGCGAGTATGGCGCATTGCTTATTCGTAACTGGGGGATTGGCCAAAAAGGTAAAAACAATGGAGTACTGGTGTTGGCAGCCATCAACGATCGTAAAGTAACCATACAAACCGGGTATGGGGTTGAGGGGAGTTTAACCGATGCGGCTACACAGCAAATCATTCAGCAGGATATTAAGCCCAATTTTAAAGCAGGTGATTATTACAAGGGTCTCGATCTGGCTACTGATGATATTATCAAATACACCAAAGGTGAATTTAAGGCCGACCCGCAAGATAATAACAACCAGCGCACCAGGCGTAAAAGCGATGGTGGCGGAGCTGGTTCGGGTTTAATTATTGCCATCATTGTTATCGTTATTATCATCATTATTAAAAACAGGGGTGGCGGTGGTGGCGGCCAGATTATTGGTGGCCGTGGTGGCGCCAGCCCTTTCTGGTGGTTTTTAGCAGGTAATATGTTAGGCGGCGGAAGTAGCAGAGGCAGTGGCTGGGGTGGATCTTCTGGTGGCAGCGATTGGGGCGGCGGCGGTGGAGGCGGTGGCTTCGGCGGTTTCGGTGGCGGTAGTTCGGGCGGTGGCGGCAGCTCAGGCAGCTGGTAA